Proteins co-encoded in one Gehongia tenuis genomic window:
- a CDS encoding DapH/DapD/GlmU-related protein: protein MTMTMRERKAAKRLWTDWCEGMPEDRLRGKEYMYEYNHSRPSEKEKRNQLLQEMFGAFGGGTVEPPVYFCYGSNVFIGKHFYANFNLNLVDDYTITIGDDVKIAPNVTIAVTNHPLDPEKRREGGMYALPVVIGNNVWIGSGAIICPGVTIGEGSVIGAGSVVTRDIPPNVIAVGNPCKVVREFNDHDKIYYYKDMKFEE from the coding sequence ATGACCATGACCATGCGAGAGAGGAAGGCCGCCAAACGGCTGTGGACCGATTGGTGCGAGGGGATGCCGGAGGACCGGCTGAGAGGCAAGGAGTACATGTACGAATACAACCACAGCCGGCCTTCGGAAAAAGAAAAGCGCAATCAGCTCCTGCAGGAAATGTTCGGCGCCTTTGGCGGCGGAACGGTGGAGCCGCCCGTCTATTTCTGCTACGGCAGCAATGTGTTTATCGGCAAGCATTTCTACGCCAATTTTAACTTGAATCTGGTGGACGATTACACCATCACCATTGGCGACGATGTGAAGATCGCGCCCAACGTGACCATCGCGGTGACCAACCATCCGTTGGATCCTGAAAAGCGCAGGGAAGGCGGTATGTATGCTCTGCCGGTGGTCATTGGCAACAACGTGTGGATCGGCAGCGGCGCCATCATCTGCCCGGGGGTGACCATCGGAGAGGGAAGCGTGATTGGCGCAGGCAGCGTGGTCACCCGCGATATTCCTCCCAATGTCATCGCCGTGGGCAATCCCTGCAAGGTTGTCCGGGAATTCAATGACCACGATAAGATCTATTACTACAAAGATATGAAGTTTGAAGAATAA
- a CDS encoding LysR family transcriptional regulator: protein MIETRLLRYFLAVARQQNITRAAQTLFVTQSTLSKQMMDLEKQLGKQLFIRGKRKLTLTEEGSFLRRRAQEILELMDNTESAFRTNAETLSGEITIGCGETIAMDEIAALFAEIHEQYPDVKFHTHSGAADTVLERLDSGLADMGLLLGPIRQERYDYLNLHKKDVFGLLMRKDCELAAQRSINIDQLKSLPMILPEQTFSGHQELEWFGLDVLHMVATYNLIHNATFMVEHGIGYALCLDRLVNTEGRNLAFRPITPELSVNLYIVTKKYQTFSPAAKVFLERIRANVSRISV from the coding sequence ATGATTGAGACAAGACTATTGCGGTATTTTCTTGCCGTTGCCAGGCAGCAGAATATCACGAGGGCGGCGCAGACGCTGTTTGTGACCCAGTCAACGCTGTCCAAACAGATGATGGATCTGGAAAAACAGCTGGGCAAACAGCTGTTTATCCGCGGAAAACGGAAGTTGACGTTGACGGAGGAGGGGAGCTTCCTTCGCAGACGGGCGCAGGAGATCTTGGAACTGATGGACAACACGGAGTCCGCATTCCGGACGAATGCTGAAACCCTGAGCGGCGAGATTACCATTGGATGCGGCGAAACCATCGCAATGGATGAAATTGCGGCGCTGTTCGCTGAAATCCACGAGCAGTATCCCGATGTGAAATTTCACACCCACAGCGGCGCTGCGGACACCGTTCTCGAGCGGCTTGACAGCGGGCTTGCGGATATGGGACTGCTGCTGGGTCCTATCCGGCAGGAGAGATATGATTATTTGAATCTTCATAAAAAAGATGTGTTCGGACTGTTGATGCGAAAAGATTGTGAGCTGGCGGCACAGCGCTCCATCAACATCGACCAGCTCAAGTCGCTGCCGATGATTCTGCCGGAACAGACCTTTTCCGGGCATCAGGAGCTGGAGTGGTTCGGTTTGGATGTGCTCCATATGGTTGCGACCTATAACCTGATCCATAACGCAACCTTCATGGTTGAGCACGGAATCGGCTATGCACTGTGTCTGGACCGGTTGGTCAATACCGAGGGGCGCAACCTTGCCTTCCGGCCTATTACGCCGGAATTATCGGTGAATCTATACATCGTGACCAAGAAATACCAGACCTTTTCGCCCGCAGCAAAAGTGTTTTTGGAAAGGATTCGAGCAAACGTCTCCAGGATTTCCGTCTGA
- a CDS encoding flavodoxin — protein sequence MKKLLSVLFLMTLVFPFSACTAENTEKTPGRELKSPVAVTPDNRPAGSPAPKAGVRVLVAYFSATGTTKPIAEYIAEAADADLFEIVPAEPYSADDLNYNDNGCRANREQQNNDARPAISGSIENMGDYDVIFIGHPIWWGEEPRIIDTFVETYDLSGKTVIDFCTSGGSGISQSESNLKALCPGDVTWLTGKRFAANADYEEIQEWTESLSLTE from the coding sequence ATGAAAAAACTGTTGTCCGTTCTTTTTTTAATGACGCTGGTATTCCCCTTTTCCGCGTGTACGGCGGAAAATACCGAGAAAACTCCAGGCCGTGAACTGAAAAGCCCCGTCGCCGTTACGCCGGATAACCGGCCCGCCGGGTCCCCGGCGCCGAAAGCGGGCGTCCGGGTGCTGGTCGCTTACTTTTCCGCTACCGGAACGACAAAACCGATTGCCGAATACATTGCCGAGGCGGCGGACGCGGATCTTTTTGAGATTGTGCCCGCTGAACCTTACAGCGCCGATGATCTCAATTACAATGACAACGGCTGCAGAGCAAACCGTGAGCAGCAGAATAATGACGCCCGTCCTGCGATTTCCGGCAGCATTGAAAATATGGGCGATTATGATGTGATTTTTATTGGGCACCCCATCTGGTGGGGCGAGGAGCCGCGGATCATCGACACTTTCGTGGAGACCTATGATCTATCGGGAAAAACCGTAATCGACTTCTGTACTTCCGGGGGAAGCGGCATAAGCCAGAGCGAGTCAAACCTGAAGGCCCTCTGTCCCGGCGATGTGACATGGCTTACCGGGAAACGCTTCGCCGCCAATGCCGATTATGAAGAAATCCAGGAATGGACGGAAAGTCTGTCTCTCACCGAATAA
- the lgt gene encoding prolipoprotein diacylglyceryl transferase — MADPIAFTVFGKPVYWYGILIAAAVVVGIILSWRETKRRGYNPDSIIDFALIAIPISIICARIYYVVFSWDYYANDFWSVFKIWEGGLAIYGAIIGGVLAALIYGKFGKIRFWDVCDIVVPALALGQAVGRWGNFFNQEAYGELITNPAFQKFPIGVYIESEGAWHMATFFYEFVWDLLLFILLMAVRKKKFKSGSLTLMYFMFYGIGRFFIEGLRTDSLYWGDFRVSQVLSLVLVFVCGAVLVVRFVKKRKLGAAAGDAADGGETGGIVSDLEGTGGEEAPAAGKAAEAAETEPAEDGPAPNEPADGSIEAEPAGGDGAETAEEQSEAGTSAADEPQPKD; from the coding sequence ATGGCTGACCCCATTGCGTTTACGGTATTTGGCAAACCGGTTTACTGGTATGGCATTTTGATTGCTGCCGCCGTTGTCGTCGGCATCATTCTTAGCTGGCGTGAAACCAAAAGAAGGGGCTACAATCCCGACAGCATCATTGACTTTGCGCTCATCGCCATTCCGATTTCCATCATCTGCGCCCGTATTTATTACGTGGTTTTTTCCTGGGATTACTACGCCAACGATTTTTGGAGCGTATTTAAGATCTGGGAGGGCGGCCTCGCCATCTACGGCGCCATCATCGGCGGCGTGCTGGCGGCGCTCATCTATGGTAAGTTTGGCAAGATCAGGTTTTGGGACGTGTGCGATATCGTGGTGCCCGCACTGGCGCTGGGCCAGGCCGTGGGCCGCTGGGGCAACTTCTTCAACCAGGAGGCTTACGGCGAACTCATCACCAATCCCGCCTTTCAGAAGTTTCCCATCGGCGTATATATCGAAAGCGAAGGGGCGTGGCATATGGCCACCTTCTTCTACGAATTCGTCTGGGATCTGCTGCTGTTCATTCTTCTGATGGCGGTGCGCAAAAAGAAGTTCAAGTCCGGTTCCCTCACCTTGATGTATTTCATGTTCTACGGCATTGGCCGATTCTTCATCGAGGGCCTTCGCACCGACAGCCTGTACTGGGGCGACTTCCGGGTATCCCAGGTGCTGAGTCTCGTGCTGGTGTTCGTATGCGGCGCCGTACTGGTGGTGCGGTTCGTGAAGAAGCGGAAGCTGGGCGCTGCGGCCGGGGATGCTGCGGACGGCGGTGAAACCGGCGGGATCGTGTCGGATCTGGAAGGGACCGGGGGCGAAGAGGCTCCCGCAGCCGGGAAAGCAGCGGAAGCGGCGGAAACGGAACCTGCCGAGGACGGACCGGCGCCGAATGAGCCGGCGGACGGATCCATAGAAGCTGAACCGGCCGGCGGAGACGGAGCCGAAACGGCGGAGGAACAGTCCGAGGCCGGGACGTCCGCAGCGGATGAGCCGCAGCCCAAAGACTGA
- a CDS encoding DivIVA domain-containing protein codes for MQRMFRVKARGYDPSEVEDYIERLKKDFEEDLARQKDRLLELRAENKLLSEELAEFRDKENQIVGALVEAQCRASAVEREAKERAERQLMELEGHKRRLGEEMADTRARLLNLKKAAADVLGLFVEEIEQEEKAIAGPKPMKQVG; via the coding sequence ATGCAAAGGATGTTTAGGGTGAAAGCGAGGGGCTACGACCCTTCGGAGGTGGAAGACTATATTGAGCGCCTGAAAAAGGACTTTGAGGAAGATTTAGCCCGCCAGAAGGATCGCCTGTTGGAGCTTCGGGCGGAGAATAAGCTTTTAAGTGAGGAACTGGCCGAGTTTCGGGATAAGGAGAATCAGATCGTGGGCGCCTTGGTGGAGGCCCAGTGCCGGGCATCGGCGGTGGAGCGGGAGGCCAAGGAACGTGCGGAGCGGCAGCTGATGGAGCTTGAAGGCCATAAGCGCAGGCTGGGTGAAGAAATGGCCGATACCCGGGCCAGACTGCTGAACCTGAAGAAAGCGGCCGCGGATGTCCTCGGCCTGTTCGTGGAGGAGATTGAACAGGAGGAAAAGGCCATCGCGGGACCCAAACCCATGAAGCAGGTGGGATAA
- a CDS encoding protease complex subunit PrcB family protein, whose translation MKKIVTSLMLSVLMLGLLLAGGCSSLMSGEELWSKIGLDADGVPTEVEIEYLKENVGTTVYTTTMDKTMLEGLKSVRSLVLGSSEIKQPKGYTFVPSVQSTHRILIHNRDEVLELYYVKGDDLLVWQDSRGGDVKTYDYRYFKPHDQFTVFLDGVRQLAALPGEQTGEDLVSSLELRATISPEELREEGVGVEYEVALDMYEHQKQGSFYRVLSHEDDVMIPYTKYLIVAALGEQPTDGYDITVDHIERNTYYTKVYITSESPYIGESPNPTPTYPISAVLVNVWDVPKELPVVFLDVDNNILEVQQITAFKNTDYPTAPPATPTPSDAGTGDNLEPSPTVPEVDINLTSESPSGEPAASGEGEASPSPAPSPSPQTE comes from the coding sequence ATGAAAAAGATAGTAACAAGCCTCATGCTCAGCGTCCTGATGCTCGGCCTTCTGCTGGCCGGCGGCTGCTCCTCTTTGATGAGCGGCGAGGAGCTGTGGAGCAAAATCGGCCTTGACGCCGACGGCGTTCCCACCGAAGTGGAGATTGAATACCTGAAGGAGAACGTGGGAACCACGGTGTACACCACCACCATGGACAAGACCATGCTGGAAGGGCTTAAAAGCGTGCGCTCCCTGGTCCTTGGATCCAGCGAGATCAAGCAGCCCAAAGGATACACCTTTGTACCTTCCGTCCAAAGCACCCACCGCATCCTGATCCATAATCGGGATGAAGTGCTGGAGCTTTACTACGTCAAGGGCGACGATCTTCTCGTGTGGCAGGATTCCCGGGGCGGAGACGTAAAAACCTACGACTACCGCTACTTCAAGCCTCACGATCAGTTCACCGTCTTTTTGGACGGCGTGCGCCAGCTGGCGGCGCTGCCCGGCGAACAGACGGGCGAGGACCTGGTCTCCTCGCTGGAACTGCGCGCCACCATCTCCCCGGAGGAGCTTCGGGAGGAAGGTGTGGGCGTGGAGTACGAGGTGGCCCTCGATATGTACGAACATCAAAAGCAGGGTTCCTTCTACCGTGTGCTCAGCCATGAGGACGACGTGATGATCCCCTACACCAAATATCTGATCGTAGCGGCCCTGGGCGAGCAGCCCACCGACGGCTATGATATTACGGTGGACCATATTGAGCGCAATACCTACTACACCAAGGTGTACATCACCTCGGAAAGTCCCTACATTGGCGAGAGTCCCAATCCCACCCCCACCTATCCCATCTCGGCGGTGCTGGTGAACGTTTGGGACGTGCCAAAGGAGCTTCCGGTGGTTTTCCTCGACGTGGACAACAACATCCTGGAGGTGCAGCAGATCACCGCCTTCAAGAACACCGACTATCCCACCGCCCCGCCGGCCACGCCCACACCCTCCGATGCCGGCACCGGTGACAATCTGGAGCCCTCTCCCACGGTGCCCGAGGTGGACATCAATCTCACCTCGGAAAGCCCGAGCGGCGAACCGGCGGCCTCCGGCGAGGGCGAGGCGTCGCCTTCCCCGGCCCCCTCGCCCTCACCCCAAACGGAATAA
- a CDS encoding Ig-like domain-containing protein: MKSSFRIFVTAVLVLAMLAAMSGAVLAEGEPAVNSTTGAGYNTIQDAIDSASPNDEIVIAPGSYAESLTIDKSLVLRSGGEGKVNLAGTMTITGGQVTLEGFSCEFTSTSSTQTSIVRIAGTSGQQVTFRNSTITQYGNLHGLWTNVPNAVITLDNTTVSAPNGAYPDTAQAITLHPLAAGITLNVVNGSKVTAPKYYAITSWAENAVINVTDSTLIGWAAIYLKTNAAGSAHNTTVNLTRSTLNGECPHGFGSSNGFSTIVLEGVSGCDLNMDAASTITAKGNANLQGVVTLNNGAGNNSADLKGTLVVGTVDTTPAFFFGDSSAGNEIILSETTRLQQNAGAAILLKDENSQAVNVFTHLEVAVNQAGDGDTLVLQGTCPLNNELVIDKALTIDGNKGGIEGSVKITHTGASIQNCDLSAAAVTVNADGANLSNNFWGDSPKPDNAVVYPIYTSGDMTDTTLQDQPPLTISAVPEKTMGDAPFTLEVIGGLDSIATEFSSSNPAVATVDSTGRVTLVGPGSAEITATKPATTLYNPVTARVTVTVKPAAVPTPSAGTPSPGSTPGSTLAPAPTASPAPGATPAAVTDIPSTGRSDEALFGVLFAVLVLGAFTLLAVKRHAR; this comes from the coding sequence ATGAAAAGCAGCTTCCGCATTTTTGTGACCGCCGTTCTTGTTCTTGCCATGCTTGCCGCCATGAGCGGCGCGGTATTGGCGGAAGGCGAACCGGCGGTGAACAGCACGACCGGCGCAGGCTACAATACGATTCAAGATGCAATCGACAGCGCCTCGCCCAACGATGAAATCGTCATTGCACCGGGCAGTTACGCCGAATCTCTGACCATCGATAAATCCCTTGTCCTGCGCTCCGGCGGCGAGGGCAAGGTGAACCTCGCGGGCACTATGACGATCACCGGCGGGCAGGTGACGCTGGAAGGTTTCAGCTGCGAATTCACCAGTACTTCCAGCACCCAGACCTCCATCGTCCGAATTGCGGGCACCAGCGGCCAGCAGGTCACCTTCCGGAATTCCACCATCACCCAGTACGGCAACCTCCATGGTCTTTGGACCAATGTGCCGAACGCCGTTATCACATTGGACAACACCACCGTATCCGCGCCCAACGGCGCGTATCCCGATACGGCTCAGGCCATCACGCTCCATCCTCTTGCTGCCGGCATAACGCTGAACGTGGTCAACGGGAGCAAGGTGACCGCGCCCAAGTATTATGCCATCACCAGCTGGGCGGAAAACGCCGTTATCAATGTGACGGACAGCACGCTCATTGGCTGGGCCGCAATTTATCTCAAAACCAATGCGGCCGGTTCAGCCCACAACACCACCGTCAATCTGACGCGGTCCACGCTGAACGGAGAGTGCCCCCATGGATTCGGTTCTTCCAACGGCTTCTCCACCATCGTATTGGAGGGCGTGTCCGGCTGTGACCTCAATATGGATGCGGCATCCACCATCACCGCCAAGGGAAACGCTAATCTTCAGGGGGTCGTCACGCTCAATAACGGGGCCGGCAATAACAGCGCTGACCTGAAGGGCACCCTGGTGGTGGGAACCGTGGACACCACCCCCGCCTTCTTTTTCGGTGACAGCAGCGCGGGCAATGAAATCATCCTCTCGGAAACCACCCGGCTCCAGCAGAATGCCGGCGCCGCCATTTTGCTCAAGGACGAGAACAGCCAAGCCGTAAATGTATTCACCCATCTTGAAGTTGCCGTAAATCAGGCCGGCGACGGCGATACGCTGGTGCTTCAGGGCACCTGCCCGCTGAATAACGAACTTGTTATCGACAAGGCGCTCACCATTGACGGCAACAAGGGCGGCATCGAGGGCAGCGTCAAGATCACCCATACGGGCGCTTCCATCCAAAACTGCGATCTTTCCGCCGCCGCCGTTACGGTGAATGCGGACGGAGCCAATCTCTCCAACAACTTTTGGGGGGACAGCCCAAAGCCGGATAATGCCGTGGTTTATCCCATCTACACTTCCGGGGACATGACGGATACCACGCTGCAGGACCAGCCCCCGCTCACCATCTCGGCCGTACCGGAAAAGACGATGGGCGATGCGCCCTTCACCCTTGAGGTGATTGGCGGATTGGACAGCATTGCAACGGAGTTTTCCAGTTCCAATCCCGCCGTAGCCACGGTAGACTCCACGGGCAGGGTAACGCTTGTCGGACCGGGAAGCGCGGAGATCACCGCCACCAAACCGGCCACCACCCTTTACAATCCCGTCACCGCCAGAGTAACCGTCACCGTTAAGCCGGCCGCCGTGCCCACGCCTTCCGCCGGAACCCCTTCGCCGGGTTCCACGCCCGGGAGCACCCTGGCGCCCGCGCCCACGGCCAGTCCGGCGCCAGGCGCCACGCCCGCCGCGGTTACGGATATCCCCAGCACCGGCCGTTCGGACGAGGCCCTTTTCGGTGTGCTGTTTGCAGTTTTGGTTCTGGGCGCGTTCACCCTTCTCGCCGTGAAACGGCACGCCCGCTAG
- a CDS encoding class II aldolase/adducin family protein produces MKRNINTNSQVIKCCQHLHQKSLISAFGGNVSVRSENKIIITPTGLPLREVAEDDLVVVNMAGEVLFGMGEPSSELALHLAIYRNWPHIKGIIHTHSPAATAFAYLGREIQAVNPESMEYLKDIPIVPYRPIGSDSLADALEEVVRGGRYNAILLERHGLITVGSNLDVAYNLTELVEETAKINLYIKILQNS; encoded by the coding sequence ATGAAACGCAATATCAACACCAATAGTCAAGTGATCAAATGCTGTCAGCATCTCCATCAGAAAAGCCTGATCAGCGCTTTTGGCGGCAATGTCAGCGTCCGTTCGGAGAACAAGATCATCATAACCCCCACGGGACTCCCTCTGCGGGAGGTGGCGGAGGATGATCTGGTGGTGGTGAACATGGCGGGCGAGGTGCTCTTCGGCATGGGCGAGCCCTCCTCGGAGCTGGCCCTTCATCTGGCCATCTACCGGAACTGGCCTCACATCAAGGGCATCATTCACACCCATTCGCCGGCGGCTACCGCTTTTGCCTATCTGGGCCGGGAGATTCAGGCGGTGAATCCGGAGAGCATGGAGTACCTCAAAGATATTCCCATCGTGCCCTATCGGCCCATCGGCAGCGATTCACTGGCGGACGCGCTGGAAGAGGTGGTTCGGGGCGGCCGGTACAACGCCATTCTTCTTGAACGGCACGGCCTTATCACGGTGGGCAGCAATCTGGACGTTGCCTACAACCTCACCGAACTCGTGGAGGAGACCGCCAAAATCAATCTTTATATCAAAATTCTACAAAACAGCTGA
- a CDS encoding DUF3343 domain-containing protein, protein MNHDLFGVASFRSRQNVIKLDRALKRNNISSNLITTPKKVSMGCGLSVQFDLKDFDRVREVMSRERPETFMGFYMVDKTQGFMRVLPLK, encoded by the coding sequence ATGAACCATGATTTGTTTGGCGTGGCGTCCTTCCGTTCACGGCAGAACGTGATCAAGCTTGACCGCGCCTTGAAACGCAACAATATCTCCTCCAATCTGATCACGACGCCCAAGAAGGTGTCCATGGGCTGCGGCCTTTCCGTGCAGTTTGATCTGAAGGACTTTGACAGGGTCCGCGAGGTCATGAGCCGGGAGCGGCCGGAGACCTTTATGGGGTTCTACATGGTGGACAAAACCCAAGGTTTTATGCGGGTTTTGCCTCTCAAATAG
- a CDS encoding aminotransferase class V-fold PLP-dependent enzyme, giving the protein MIYLDNAATSFPKPPEVYRSVYSTMTKICANPGRSGHKMSLAAGRVVYAAREMCCRYFHCGDPLSFVFCSNCTDALNLGIKGILKPRSHVVSTFLEHNSVLRVLKKLEAERYITLTLVYPQENGVVSAASIAKAVKSSTRLVVLTHCSNLTGAIQPVYEVGAMLKKRGIPFLIDAAQSAGILTLDLVKLEADLIAFPGHKGLYGPQGTGGLYIRPGLMLKTLKEGGTGTASDSFFQPMETPERYESGTLNTPGLAGLYAGLRFVMDHQSEILPHERELSTRLITGLKNMKDVSVYSPEDPNFRSGVVAFNLQGRDSGEVADALNDRGIAVRAGLHCAPLAHKYLGTLQQGAIRASFGFFNTAEDVDALLFALCAVQKEP; this is encoded by the coding sequence ATGATTTATCTTGACAATGCGGCGACCAGCTTCCCCAAGCCCCCGGAGGTCTACCGGAGCGTGTACAGCACCATGACCAAGATCTGCGCCAATCCCGGGCGTTCCGGACACAAGATGTCCCTTGCGGCGGGCCGGGTTGTGTATGCGGCGCGGGAGATGTGCTGCCGGTATTTCCATTGCGGCGATCCGCTCAGCTTCGTCTTTTGCAGCAACTGCACCGACGCCCTCAATCTTGGCATCAAGGGCATTTTAAAGCCGAGAAGCCACGTGGTATCCACCTTTCTTGAGCACAACTCGGTGCTCCGGGTGCTGAAGAAACTGGAGGCGGAGCGGTACATCACCCTTACGCTGGTCTATCCTCAGGAAAACGGCGTGGTCAGTGCCGCGTCCATCGCCAAAGCCGTCAAATCCTCCACCCGCCTCGTGGTCCTGACCCACTGCAGCAACCTCACCGGCGCCATTCAGCCCGTCTATGAAGTGGGCGCCATGCTGAAAAAGCGGGGCATTCCCTTCCTGATCGACGCTGCCCAGTCGGCGGGCATTCTAACTTTGGATCTGGTGAAGCTGGAAGCGGACCTTATTGCTTTTCCCGGCCACAAAGGGCTGTACGGTCCCCAGGGTACCGGCGGTCTCTATATCCGGCCCGGCCTTATGCTGAAAACCCTCAAGGAAGGCGGCACAGGCACGGCCTCGGACAGCTTCTTCCAGCCCATGGAGACGCCGGAACGCTATGAATCCGGCACTCTCAACACGCCGGGCCTCGCGGGGCTCTATGCCGGACTTCGTTTTGTTATGGACCATCAAAGTGAAATCCTACCCCATGAGCGGGAGCTTTCCACCCGGCTCATCACCGGGCTCAAGAACATGAAGGACGTTAGCGTCTATTCCCCGGAGGACCCCAACTTTCGCAGCGGTGTAGTGGCCTTTAATCTCCAGGGCCGGGATTCCGGCGAGGTGGCCGACGCCCTGAACGACCGCGGCATCGCCGTTCGGGCGGGCCTGCACTGCGCGCCCCTCGCCCATAAATATTTGGGCACCCTCCAGCAGGGCGCCATCCGGGCAAGCTTCGGATTCTTCAACACCGCTGAAGATGTGGATGCCCTGCTCTTTGCCCTATGCGCCGTGCAAAAGGAACCCTGA
- a CDS encoding nicotinate phosphoribosyltransferase, whose product MIRNLSMMTDLYQLTMMYGYYKHGMQNNVAVFDLFFRRNGISYAVAAGLEQVIEYIRNIHMDANDIAYLRSLNLFDEEFLDMLINFRFTGDIDAMPEGSIVFPNEPLVRVKAPIMEAQFIETALLNIVNHQTLIATKASRVVHAAGGGGVMEFGLRRAQGPDAGIYGARAAIIGGCIGTSNVLTGQMYEVPAMGTHAHSWVMSFPDEISAFRAYAKTFPDQCLLLVDTYDTLKSGMPNAIKVFRELRAAGHEPMGIRLDSGDLAYLSKQARRMMDEAGFENAKVVASGDLDEEVIWDLRAQGAAIDTWGVGTKMITSADLPALGGVYKMSGEIGPDGALVPKIKVSDNPVKITNPGMKTVWRIYGKTSGKALADLIALEDDTFDTEKPLTIFDPTETWKRMTLRDYTMRKLLVPIFREGRQVYAAPSLMDIQHYCESELDTFWEEYKRLVKPHTYKVDLSDRLYDLKKKLLNEARPEF is encoded by the coding sequence ATGATACGAAACCTATCCATGATGACGGACCTGTACCAGCTGACCATGATGTACGGGTACTATAAGCATGGCATGCAGAATAATGTGGCGGTCTTTGACCTGTTTTTCCGCAGGAACGGCATCTCCTATGCGGTGGCGGCGGGCCTGGAACAGGTGATCGAATACATCCGCAATATCCATATGGATGCCAACGATATTGCCTATCTGCGCTCCCTCAACCTCTTCGATGAGGAATTCCTCGATATGCTGATCAACTTTCGCTTCACCGGGGATATCGATGCCATGCCGGAGGGCTCCATCGTTTTTCCCAACGAGCCCCTCGTTCGGGTGAAGGCGCCCATCATGGAAGCCCAGTTTATCGAAACAGCGCTGCTCAATATCGTGAACCATCAAACCCTTATCGCCACCAAGGCCAGCAGGGTGGTCCATGCAGCGGGCGGCGGCGGGGTGATGGAGTTTGGCCTCCGGAGAGCGCAGGGCCCCGATGCCGGCATCTACGGCGCCCGGGCGGCTATCATCGGAGGCTGCATCGGCACCAGCAATGTGCTCACCGGTCAGATGTACGAGGTTCCGGCCATGGGCACCCACGCCCATAGCTGGGTGATGAGCTTTCCCGATGAGATCAGCGCCTTCAGAGCCTATGCAAAGACCTTTCCCGATCAGTGCCTTTTGCTGGTGGATACCTACGACACCCTCAAAAGCGGCATGCCCAACGCCATCAAGGTCTTTAGGGAGCTGAGGGCGGCGGGTCATGAGCCCATGGGCATCCGGCTGGACTCCGGTGATTTGGCCTATCTCAGCAAGCAGGCCCGGAGGATGATGGACGAGGCCGGCTTTGAGAACGCCAAGGTGGTGGCTTCCGGCGACCTGGACGAGGAAGTGATCTGGGATCTTCGGGCCCAGGGCGCAGCCATCGATACCTGGGGCGTGGGCACGAAGATGATTACCAGCGCCGACCTGCCCGCTCTGGGCGGCGTCTACAAGATGTCCGGGGAAATCGGACCGGATGGTGCGCTGGTGCCCAAGATCAAAGTGAGTGATAACCCGGTGAAGATCACCAATCCCGGCATGAAGACGGTGTGGCGCATCTACGGCAAGACCTCCGGCAAGGCGCTGGCCGATCTCATCGCCCTGGAGGACGACACCTTTGACACCGAAAAACCCCTTACGATCTTTGATCCCACCGAGACCTGGAAGCGCATGACCCTTCGGGATTACACCATGCGGAAGCTGCTGGTGCCCATCTTCCGGGAGGGCCGCCAGGTCTACGCCGCGCCCAGCCTGATGGATATCCAGCATTACTGCGAAAGTGAGCTGGATACCTTCTGGGAGGAGTACAAGCGCCTGGTGAAACCGCACACCTACAAGGTGGACCTCAGCGACCGGCTCTATGACCTCAAGAAGAAACTTTTAAACGAAGCTCGGCCTGAATTTTGA